The following are from one region of the Fusarium verticillioides 7600 chromosome 1, whole genome shotgun sequence genome:
- a CDS encoding hypothetical protein (At least one base has a quality score < 10) encodes MATPSSIPAEPKRDVVNRIHRVTRGNRSLWYQMTVLQQPERARACGSGSKANSDRRPVDPPPVVELRIIEGPSVEEGKDITFDYNANFFLYASLEHARPLARGRVNTPAAGNPPILTGVPASGMAYLDRPTEAGYFIFPDLSVRHEGLYILTFSLFETTKEERDFDLEPADGDLPPGVDYRMEIKTDPFSVYSAKKFPGLMESTQLSKTVADQGCPVRIRRDVRMRKRESKPGAGNSNSGGNGFERREEDFGRRRTITPASEDPHSIRNRSHSNSSEQRTPYTDASRRPSMVDAYPPPPPPPPSYEPAPSASRHLDFGDSSAAQYPTPRQYAHQPGLQITPGPPSASYAPTSQSPYSKTDAPYGYVNRNIPPSCPSPAPSLKHELYDRRQSTSTYVPPSPSVYSTEGHHRRDSRPSYPPTPVAAPRPRPMHSQTSLPALKIDQLVSPVSPLPPIEPQTGPAPELPPINVGGKRKHESVFAQSTRPLHNGQRQVDPHYGRSHRGYSPDHDQGWYSRADGQISSVQFNRYYDE; translated from the exons ATGGCTACACCATCCTCGATTCCTGCCGAGCCAAAGCGCGATGTTGTCAACAGGATTCACAGAGTTACAAGAGGGAACCGCAGCCTCTGGTATCAGATGACTGTTCTGCAGCAACCTGAGCGTGCCCGAGCCTGCGGTTCTGGTTCAAAAG CCAACAGTGATCGCCGACCTGTTGATCCTCCTCCGGTTGTCGAGCTTCGGATTATCGAGGGACCAAGTGTGGAAGAGGGCAAGGATATCACTTTTGACTATAACGCCAATTTCTTTCTCTATGCCAGTCTCGAGCATGCCCGTCCACTTGCGCGCGGTCGAGTTAATACTCCAGCTGCTGGTAACCCACCCATTCTGACTGGTGTTCCTGCTTCTGGCATGGCCTATCTCGACCGTCCCACCGAAGCTGGTTATTTTATCTTTCCCGATCTTTCTGTTCGCCACGAGGGCCTTTACATACTGACCTTCAGTTTGTTTGAGACCACCAAGGAGGAAAGAGACTTTGATCTGGAACCTGCCGATGGCGATCTTCCACCCGGAGTCGACTACAGAATGGAAATCAAGACCGACCCTTTCAGTGTCTATAGCGCTAAGAAGTTTCCTGGGTTGATGGAGAGTACTCAACTCAGCAAGACTGTTGCTGACCAGGGCTGCCCAGTTCGAATTCGACGAGATGTTCgaatgaggaagagggaaagCAAGCCTGGTGCtggcaacagcaacagtgGTGGAAACGGGTTCGAACGTCGGGAAGAGGACTTTGGTCGCAGAAGAACTATCACTCCAGCATCAGAAGACCCTCATAGTATCCGAAACCGATCTCACAGCAACTCAAGCGAACAGCGAACTCCTTATACCGACGCTTCTCGCCGACCGTCGATGGTTGATGCTTAtccgccaccgccgccgccacctcCCTCTTATGAGCCTGCTCCATCTGCATCGCGCCATCTCGACTTCGGAGattcttctgctgctcagTACCCAACACCACGACAATATGCTCACCAACCTGGCCTGCAAATAACGCCCGGTCCGCCCAGTGCTTCTTATGCTCCTACTTCTCAGTCTCCATACTCCAAGACGGATGCGCCTTACGGCTACGTGAACCGTAACATTCCTCCTTCGTGCCCTTCACCAGCTCCATCTTTGAAGCACGAATTGTATGACCGCAGACAATCTACCAGCACCTACGTTCCCCCTTCACCTTCCGTCTACTCCACCGAAGGTCACCATCGCCGAGACTCGCGACCGTCATACCCGCCCACGCCTGTTGCTGCACCTCGCCCTCGACCTATGCATAGCCAGACTTCCCTCCCGGCTCTCAAGATAGACCAGCTCGTCTCTCCTGTTTCGCCCCTACCTCCTATTGAGCCACAGACTGGCCCCGCTCCTGAACTACCTCCTATCAATGTTGGTGGTAAGCGCAAGCACGAGAGCGTCTTTGCCCAGAGCACCCGCCCACTTCACAATGGTCAGCGACAAGTGGATCCTCACTACGGTCGATCTCACCGTGGTTATAGCCCCGATCATGACCAAGGCTGGTACTCTCGAGCCGATGGCCAAATCAGCTCCGTCCAGTTCAACCGGTATTATGACGAGTAG